A stretch of DNA from Polyodon spathula isolate WHYD16114869_AA chromosome 4, ASM1765450v1, whole genome shotgun sequence:
attatatatatatatatatatatatatataacacacacacacacacacacacacataacatataatatatatatatatatatatatatatatatatatatatatatatatatatatatatatatatatatatatatatataaagatagcagggagggggttaaaattcctccctgctaaaaacatgtgagaatgcacatttgggtgaatgggctaagggttttaattgttttattgtttagttatcacctgcacctggtggtaattgtaaattagagccaggtgcagggtatttaagagaagCACGAGTCAGCCCAGTATCTCCGCTCGACACAGGTCACACATGTTATATggtgtgtgttatattatatatatacaatatagatgtatatatatatatatgtatatatatgtataatatatcaTACATAGTACCtatattatacataatatatatatatatatatatatatatacatatatatatatatatatatacacacacacacacacacacacacacacacacacacacacacacttatataaggttctcaaactcagtcctggggaacctctgtgactgctggttttcattccaacccagctcttaattactcaactagacccttaattgaactgataaatttgcttaattagacctttttacttgttttcagctcttgagcagttgcatatttcaagttaactataacattttataagtaacttgaactgcaactgtttaagagctgaaaacaagtaaaaaggtctaatgtaaaagaaaaggaataactttttttgtttttattcttcacATGCCTGCATCACTAAAATTCTCAGTTTACTAACCCAATTGGATCTTGTCGACAGTATCTGAAAACACCAGTCTAAACCACCCTGGTTCACTGCAGTAAAAAGCCTGTCCTGGACTGATGTAAACCTTTTCATGGATCAGCTTCCACCACAGGTCCATTTCTGCTTCGAACGTCTGTGTCTGTAAGAACTGAGAAACGTGTAAACCATTAGCACATTGCAAGCGCCACACcttaatttaaagtaaaaaggTATCAAAATCACTGTAACGAAAGGCAATAGTTTAAATTACTTTAACAACTTCAGGACTGGGCCTGCTTGTAAAGgaccatgcattattattattattattattattaatttctcagcagatgcccttacccagggcaacttacagttgcatacaaacaatacataaagaattacagtacaattaagagcaagatacaaaatacaatgacttcagtcctaataacagcagacacagaacACAGTACAATCTGAtacggggcagttcaagagcagataacagtgctgagagttacatcagggttagatacaagtgcaagtgaaatacaaaatactacaggaTTAGGTTAAGCGCAGGATTaagtaaagtaaaatacagtaaaatagggcgCAGATAAGTGCaggttaaagtgcattaaaggcagagtgctatattgtccagacgGTAAGAGTTGAGTTTTACTGGTGTTGTCTGAAccggtgtgtcttgaggaggcgccagtaggtggtcagggactgggcagtcctgacatccatagaaAGGTCGTTCCACCATTGCGGGACGATggtggagaaggagcagactCTGGAGGCAGGgaagcgtagaggaggtacagccagtcttatAGTGCAGGCGTAGCAGAGAGGTCGGATGgggggtctggaggtagctgggtgcagtctggtcaaggcgtcggtaggcgagtacaagcgtcttgaactggatgcaagtggtaatcaggagccagtggagtagcgtgggagaagcgaggcagagagaactcCAGGCGAGCAGTGGAgctctggatgagctggagcgggcGGGTGGCAGacgcagggaggctggccaggagggagttgcagtagtatATGCAGGAGGAGTTGCACGGAGTAGTTGGTGGGGAAGGGTTGGAGTCTTCATATTCTGCTCACATGAAGGAAATTTTGATGGTGTCGGTCACCATAACCTACATCAAAACCACCATTAAGTCGGAATAAGCTCCCAAATACAGCCCTTGTAGCTCGGAGAAACAATAGCTTAATTactaaatcaaaatcaaaagcaTCATGAAATTCAGATGTGTAGCCTTGGTCAGACCAACCAATAAAAAGACCAGAACTCACCCAAAAGTAGGTTACTATGATCAAATGGATTTGGATACCCTCCTTGTGTGAAGGAATAACCACACAAAATGTCATCAACTGAATGAGTGATTCCAAATAATGTCCATACAGTCTCACTGTACTATAGCCGTTCAGAAACTGTCATGTTAATGTTCAGCAATTCATGATGTAAACTCACTTTTCTGAAATCAGCCCACACAAAAAGCCCAGCACAACATTTAAGCACAGGGATGTTGAGTTTTTGAAGCCCATTAACAAGAATTCTCTGTGACTCCAGGAGTCGTCTTCTGTTAGCAGacagaaatgtattgtttatccACTCTGGGAAGAGAAAATAACAATTCACCGTTAAGTGgagaaaatctgccaaaaatACTAAACTGGCAGAAATCCAATACGGCGCAGAAGATCCTCAGTTACAAGGTGGTTGAAAAAGTTAGTCAGTGCTTAACAGTAAGCTGAACAATTATAGAAATCATCAGATTTTGCAGTAgtcaatgtatatattttatcatCATTGGAATAATAACAGTACCACTTGATTGGTAATTCTGGGAGTTTTAAATTTaccataattaaataaaaaaccttATCCGGTTGCTGAGCTTTACATCTCATAAAAATCATTGATGAGACAAATTGTACCACCACGcttgaaataatttttaaaattttatttatttgtataaatgtgcACAGTTTTCATTCCAGAATACCTAAGTCACATAGCAGCTGCTAGTGTTTACCTTGGTCCAAGATCAGATGACTAAGAACCTGCTGCACTGGGCCAGCGCAAGCATGGAAACAGGCTAGCCGATTAAGTGCCTTTCGAACTTCCTGGCTCTGGGTGTACACGGTTCCGACTCGAACTCCACACATGGCAAAATCCTAGAAGGCAAGGAGAAGTTCAATCCACCTACAGCACATCTGGATCCTTGATCTTAACAGTACGGATTCTTCAGGAACTGCCTGAATCATACTTACTTTACTAAATCCCCATATAATGTGTGTTCTTTCTGGGTCAGGCaatctgtaaacacacacagtaaagtgGGGGTTTAAAATAGTAACATGGTAGTAGTGGCATGCAagttctacaaaataaataatttaactcCAACCTAAAAATATGTCAATCAGGTGGCACAAGGACAAATACAAAAACGCCTATATATTAATTAAAAGGACAGGTTATTTTAACCTCAGTATTCAATTTTCCGTTACAGTCACAAGCATtttgttgattttgtttcaatacaggattttttttccatGACTTGGTATACTTATGTTTAGAATGGCACTACTAAATTACATTACAAATTGTGCCAAGTATGAGGTCTAGATgtcacatttctgtgtttttggtgcATATAGAAATACTagaagaaatgtaatacattcaACTACAGAAGTttgactacattttttatttatttattgatttctttatttaaagcaCAAGCTTATCCAGTATTTGTGGTAGGGTAGGCCCCGGGTAATCAATGAAACAGGAATAAATAACATCAACTCTAACAAAATACGGCGTAATACAGAGTTTTATTTTACCTGTCTAAGCTGTGAACACTGGTGAAGGTGCCGTCATACACTGACAGCATGTAAATTTCATCAACGATTACATGCAGTCCATATCTACATGCCGATAGAAAGAAACACTTAGAAAAAGAATAAACATGATCACTAACACATCCATGCAGCAGCTGATGGGGTGAACCGTCTTTCATTGTCTAGTCACTATTCAGATATTTATACTGGATTCTGTGCACCGTCTATAATCCCCTAATCCATGAGGTGCTTTGTTAAATCAGCGAGACCCATacccaaaaacaacaataaatctaAACATACTTTCCACCCAATCCAAAACACCAACGTTTACTGAAAGGTTctggtatttaaaatacatggatTCCCCCCTATCTAGCATTATATTTCCAAGAAACTACATCTGTAGCGCGTTAGTAAAACCCACTTTACTTATGGTAACCTACTTTTTTCTATAAAACAGAATCTGAAATTACTAGACTTTCATTATTTTCTGGGTGCCCATTTATGTTATTTCACCAAATCTACATCCTAATGAGTCTAATCTACAAATAATTATTTCTATTGgtttttcatatacattttacCAATTACAAGTAGGCATTTTTTATTGTGGAAGTTTAGGATTTTCACTAGAAACAGAATTATCGCACAGTGTGGCAACTTCGAGGCGTGCATGACAGAGGCAATACTCCATTATAgccaaaactgaaatattttcttttattgctcAATCACTAATTAGAccaatttaaagttaaaaaaaaaaaaaaaatctttttattaAGTAGAATATGTTCAGAAGGcttgatttttgtattatttgattaCCTCCAATAATAGGTAACACATTGTTTTGTATGATACAGCACTTCCACAGGGTTGCTGTCAATTTATCCCAAAGCAGCCTCATAGTGTCTAATAATCTGTTTAGGTAAATAATCAGCTCAATTCTAGCAGTGAGTGCCCAGGAAATTACCAaagtaatgtttattttcttaaactgTATTATGGAAAATGGCAGCCCACACCAATCATGTAGGGACTCAAACCTGTATGCAAAGTCTAGACATTCTTTCAGTAAGTGTGCAGGGTAAATGTCCCCTAATGGATTGTGAGGGTTGATCAGGATTAAAGCTCTGACTCTGAtgccctgaaaaataaaacactgatagTGGGAGACGCCAACAAGACgccttaaaagaaaaacaaaaaaaacaactatacaaGTTGTCTCTACTTCTGTAAACCAGCAGAagcattattgtatttttaacatcTGTATGCATGAGTGTCAAAATGAAACAGACAAAAGAGACCACACACAAAGGATGTCTgcaaaaaacaacacagacagtAGCTTTGACTGTTTAAGTGCTATGAAACAGGATATCTGCCTAGCAAtctaaacaaatactgtatttctataACTGTCTAGAGGgccaccctcccctctctctttctacATACTGCAGACATCCTTTATGGAcagtttataaatgtttaatctCCTACATATTTGCTCAAACATCACGACGACATTAAAGATATGAAACTAACAtgtttaaccacccagctgcccatttattttgacaaatttccatttaaaaatactctttttttttatagatgtttcattcttagccctcaaatttggtcagttttcaaaacaatttttgctatgtgtttaaatacacacttttttatattgtgattatgataaatggaaatacagtatttcaatagaacttaaataacaaaataacaatgtgtttacaattgtagcataaTATAGGATCATAAcataataacccccccccccccccccccccccaatgtcaGCATCATCTaagtataaatacaatttttttataaTGGCAGTATTATAATACTTGTGCAGACATATcacttttttcaaataattttgtgTGACAGATTTCAAAGCAGCgcacttcaaaccctcatcaatgctaacgtctttatctagcacatatacatcacAAAACTTGTGTTGCAAATTTTCAAATCACATCATATACcatcttccccagtttcaggcacGGGTGTATGCTctgttatatgaattattatctgtgaagtgtaggtacaataaataaataggtcgttttgaccagtaccaaacctgacaaggctttcttccttacaacctgtaacaccaacaaatacataaagaaatctccttgttttattctcggtagatacacaggcatccatttgtcactctcagctgtgtgtatacagatgacccggtctgtcaagcacatttcttagggactgctgccatctgccagtaaaaaataaaactgcatacacttttacaatacagttttctgATTTTGCACGCTGTTTTCAcaggagtgacaaatttggacttgcaTGCGCTCCATGTGAAATTCGCGGGATAAGCAGCAGGGTGGTTAAATTTAGCAagtctaaaacatttttttttggtatgcATGTAAAAGTCTGTATTTACATCTGCCACTGTTTGGATCAATTGAATAGGTGTAGGTGCAATAGATATCAACATAAATAAAGCACTGCCAGTTTTACAATGTAATCTGACAGTTCCTTCAGAGCAGATGAAGCCTTCAGATGAAAATCCATATATAAAGCATTTCAAGCCTTGAGATATTCCTATTGTATGGTATTTTACATTCTTGAAACAATGCCTTGgtttacacacatttttttttctttttaagtcaCCTTTTTGCCATGCTATTTTGGAAGTACATTTTGggcaatttgggtttacatgttATTTTCTTTCAAGGAGAGAAATTCgacttcaaaattcaaatgacctaattaaATACCTAAATCCGAATTTCGCAGGGACCGTGCCATGCTCTCGCCAGCATATGTAGTATAGATTTTTTAACTAAATTCCTCAGAAGATGCTAATACACGCAGGCATTTTGCAACCTGGAACCTCATTCTGCAAGTCTTGCAGAAAGCTGATGTTAAGACCATACTTATCTTTTTGAACAGATTTCTTGGAACCAACTGCATATTTTCCAATTAAATTTACCAGCACACTTTTACGCAAATAATTTCGTAAAAAAGTGAGTTACATTTTATTGATATCTGGATCCATTTTATCAACAAAGaagatatttatgttttattaacgGATTTCCCACTTATAGGAGCCAATCCCTAAACACTACAGATAGTATAACCGCTTATTGGAAACAAGGCCTTTGAAAAGATTCTGTAGTATATGTaagcagtgtttatttaattatttgctttgctttgtttttattggtttggttttgttcattgaacataatgtaaaacaaaaggtTGTTTAGCCCAAATgtgttacttatgtttgcatgaaaaataaaacattccattCTCCGTTCTTGTGTATTATATTTTGCTGTTGAACTTAAGCAACGTCAGTTGGTTAACCAGGTCTTTTCATGGATTGCTCTGTGAAAAGTTGTCCATATGAAGAAACACTTTTCAGCATCCACAGAAATGGTTACAACTGCCAATTATGttagcctttcttgctaaattggtaaatacacccacccctcctTACATCGCTACACTGCTGATTcggatatatcacggtcctggagttggctccccatttttactgtctaactgcgtatgccttagctgcagtatacacagacacttagaattactgttcgttttatttcatactacacatcacaaacaacaatatgcaaaacaattaaaaacaaagcattaatatcgtactgttatcatatacacacgtattgcacaataacacagagcaaattaaatatccacttgctgaagcggtttttactttagccaatgaggtgttcacgtgcGGCAGCAACGCACtcgcaaaagccacaaggcagtgacgtcagcaccctagcaacaagcctcctatgttgttgttgggaatggattattttaatgcagcaggtttgtgcatttgagaaaggcgAGGAAGactaattaaattaattggagactgaagttgatgagaagcaattaccctctgctgaacgaattaaaatggtgtgctgctttttatacaaaaaattagaaaaagcaggttgcgcaGAGAATTTATATTGGAGCCTGATGCAtctgataaaatgagggagtgcttgtacagtatttatttgttagcctgtttgtttttctatgggtttcTCGCTATATAtcgtggccctcgatatatagcggatttatattggacccgcgatatattgagtgggtaGTTTCTCCTAAAATTCTAAAATTCTCCAAAATTCGACAAATGAAATTCCATTACCGTTTTCTTTGCCATATAGTTGAtatccctccatttctgatttacagtaagcatcaaaccctggaatacaatctaacaggaggGGGTTTTACCCAAATTACAAACATGTTGTGGGTCTAATATTCTTCCTGCCTTTAGAAACTTTAGaaaacatggttttattctgcatGGATCAGGGTTGTAATAACTCGTCAATTCTTCAAAAAATTTAGTGGAAAGTATTAACAACACTGTTTATTCTGCCATCCGTGCTGTGCAACTCTTATGCCAGTActcggtatttatttattaattctgcaactttattatacGTTTGATGAATTCTAACATTAcagctttcaaaataagttatacCCATGAGTGTGCAGCACACCAGGTGAATATTGCTGTTTGTGATCTCTCAAAAAGAAATTGCATCTGTTGTTCTAAAACAGCAGTTCTTGAggtaagctttttctttaaaatgcatcAATTTGTAGAATGCAATAATTATCCCTTGTAATTTGGGAGTGATTACTTGAGGTATAGGACTGAAATGCAGGTTAGTCAAGTTGTTTGAATTCTCCCGTGAATTTCACGTTGTTTCTATTCATTCGTGCGTCTTTAGTGCGAGAAGGCGATTTCCCCACCCTTTTTAGACATCCCTTGCTTTGGCTCCGCACTCACTAATGAGGAATGTCACATTTTCACAATGAACAGAGAACTTTACATGACAAAAAGAAGCTACCAGAGAACCAGCTTCAAACTATCTCTGCTGAAATAGTAGCGGCAGGGCAAACACAATGAACTGTCAGAACCCCAGCACATTGCCGGCCGACACAATATAGTTCTTGCTACTAAGCAGAAAATgaagtgttttgcaatattgattcCAAAGTGAAACCCCGAAGAAACCCACTATTTATATCAATTAAATAGACTCCAATATCTCAAAGCTTGTGGTTTGTTATATGGAAACTAAAAGATCACGACAGCAATGGGACATTCTTTAAGTCAGAGATCAGTCTTAAAGCCACCAACACTTTTCAAAAAGTATCTATCATTCTGCAAATACAGTTTGAATGGTTGTGGAGCTGGCATCTACTTGATTCTCACCTTCATCTAAATAAAATACCCACCAATAAATATAACTTGCGTAAAGAAAGGGCCCaaataatttttgttcctgcAGAATAAAATTCTGTTCAGCATCTATAAAACTTTACTAGGTGTGAAGCAGTGGGACACAGCATTCAGAGATGGGTTACTGTACCTGCTTTGTGGCCTCTGTCATGGCATTTTCTAATTTTTTAACTGTCAACATAAAGGGCTGGCTTTCCCCATTGGACATCTGAAAGAAAGTTGACAAATACTCCATGAAACATCTGTTTTGGATCATGtgttattaaatgttaattaaacgatacaatataaaaacataagacaTATGAATATAAGACATGTACACTCAACAAGCTGAAAGTAAGAGAGAACCACAAccacattaatataaatatacttgCCTTGCTGTCCAGATGTACATGTACTGGTCTAACTTTTCCATAGAGCCATGAATCTGGATATACACTCCCATAATAGGGAGTTGGGATTAGGTAACCATCTATAGAAAAAACAACATCACCAATTcaaattgcatattttataaaatctattttattatctCTTAACAGCCTATATTGACAATCTTTGtctcttgactttttttttttaatggttacagTAGTCGATGATGTccaaatatttacaatacagcGCTATATATCAACTGCTGCTTTCTGGTAGTTCACAAGGTCCAAATTAACGATGCTGGTGCCTTCCTAAAagtgtaatattgtaatatttcaatgcctgttattgtgattattattgctaatgttattctactggtgctacagcagtggtttattatgtctcatgcatgttgttgagcaaagtgcatttggtattgctgtatttagattacaacgcttcccttaatgaagttgtcGTTGACATATAgtacaagggttttgttatacaGCCGCATGCTCAGTAATCTTCCAAGGgaaggggtaatgctaatgtACTAATAAAGCCTTTACTGGTATTGGTTAGAGAACAAGTAAGCAAAAAAAGACGGCAACCAATGcagagcactgcattcttctatgctgaaaaactaagacccaAGGTACTGTGCTCAAGGCGTAGCTTTCCCAAAGTAAGCTACATTAATTGCgcatttaattattgtttaatttatttatttccaatctacctgcatttaataaaactgtaattagcaatgttaaaccatgaccatttcttaattaaatgaattaaatctgacaaaaaaacaagctcaaagctatatttctagctatacattacttaaaggaaattgatcatttTACTGTGTAACTATATCCATGTAGAAAGACATGGTTtcactattccatcatcagccacctcaaaaccaaaatatttctatacttcactgcggACAGACTTTAGTCAATCTGGAAGCAATTGAATCGTCAGCTGCTCAGTGTGTACATGATGACTCGCAAAACCACTAAAGATACAGATgggtttacatgttttaaaagtacatctcatgtATAATACcgaaatttcacattttaaaaatacaattataacagCGCAAGTAATGAACTGCTGAAGCATGCACACAtctcaaaacaatgcaaaacagatGGCTAATGGTGCatatgcagcatgcaaataacaTAGCTACCTCTGTGACCATAAAGGGGAGTTATTACGTTTAAATcgatttatttaaattgtatctttttaaaaacgTGCAATTAGTTTCAGCATTGTTCtattaaactgtttcagttaGCATATACCGTTCATGTGTCATTATAATTACATTAATCATATAGTCACTTTATAAAAGTACTCTCCAAACTAatccaacttttttttctgtcatgggTTTGTAGTGTCAAATAAAGACAAGGTGACAGCAGAAATCAGCCCGCTGTTGTAAATCCTTGAAGAAGAATGAGCAGCTGTATAGTTTACAGTAGGGAGTAAAAttcctgttctg
This window harbors:
- the LOC121315023 gene encoding 1-aminocyclopropane-1-carboxylate synthase-like protein 1 isoform X2, with the protein product MENTSRLLSSRGARIAGYESILGKGLDMYVRDPYEQDTNPQGILNLGTSENKLCYDIIHERLTRPGVSSLAPHLLQYSNVQGLESFRGEIAKFLTEYARAQNPLDPEHIVVMNGCGSVLASLTAVLCDSEDGYLIPTPYYGSVYPDSWLYGKVRPVHVHLDSKMSNGESQPFMLTVKKLENAMTEATKQGIRVRALILINPHNPLGDIYPAHLLKECLDFAYRYGLHVIVDEIYMLSVYDGTFTSVHSLDRLPDPERTHIIWGFSKDFAMCGVRVGTVYTQSQEVRKALNRLACFHACAGPVQQVLSHLILDQEWINNTFLSANRRRLLESQRILVNGLQKLNIPVLKCCAGLFVWADFRKFLQTQTFEAEMDLWWKLIHEKVYISPGQAFYCSEPGWFRLVFSDTVDKIQLGIKRLQQALGVPAACDTEDVPTLVCGEESTSEMIDSDSDTSDVLQDIADATQLKKIVAY
- the LOC121315023 gene encoding 1-aminocyclopropane-1-carboxylate synthase-like protein 1 isoform X1, with product MENTSRLLSSRGARIAGYESILGKGLDMYVRDPYEQDTNPQGILNLGTSENKLCYDIIHERLTRPGVSSLAPHLLQYSNVQGLESFRGEIAKFLTEYARAQNPLDPEHIVVMNGCGSVLASLTAVLCDSEDGYLIPTPYYGSVYPDSWLYGKVRPVHVHLDSKMSNGESQPFMLTVKKLENAMTEATKQGIRVRALILINPHNPLGDIYPAHLLKECLDFAYRYGLHVIVDEIYMLSVYDGTFTSVHSLDRLPDPERTHIIWGFSKDFAMCGVRVGTVYTQSQEVRKALNRLACFHACAGPVQQVLSHLILDQEWINNTFLSANRRRLLESQRILVNGLQKLNIPVLKCCAGLFVWADFRKNMKTPTLPHQLLRATPPAYTTATPSWPASLRLPPARSSSSRAPLLAWSSLCLASPTLLHWLLITTCIQFKTLVLAYRRLDQTAPSYLQTPHPTSLLRLHYKTGCTSSTLPCLQSLLLLHHRPAMVERPFYGCQDCPVPDHLLAPPQDTPVQTTPVKLNSYRLDNIALCL
- the LOC121315023 gene encoding 1-aminocyclopropane-1-carboxylate synthase-like protein 1 isoform X3, with product MILYTKDFRGEIAKFLTEYARAQNPLDPEHIVVMNGCGSVLASLTAVLCDSEDGYLIPTPYYGSVYPDSWLYGKVRPVHVHLDSKMSNGESQPFMLTVKKLENAMTEATKQGIRVRALILINPHNPLGDIYPAHLLKECLDFAYRYGLHVIVDEIYMLSVYDGTFTSVHSLDRLPDPERTHIIWGFSKDFAMCGVRVGTVYTQSQEVRKALNRLACFHACAGPVQQVLSHLILDQEWINNTFLSANRRRLLESQRILVNGLQKLNIPVLKCCAGLFVWADFRKNMKTPTLPHQLLRATPPAYTTATPSWPASLRLPPARSSSSRAPLLAWSSLCLASPTLLHWLLITTCIQFKTLVLAYRRLDQTAPSYLQTPHPTSLLRLHYKTGCTSSTLPCLQSLLLLHHRPAMVERPFYGCQDCPVPDHLLAPPQDTPVQTTPVKLNSYRLDNIALCL